A stretch of the Vigna radiata var. radiata cultivar VC1973A chromosome 7, Vradiata_ver6, whole genome shotgun sequence genome encodes the following:
- the LOC106767233 gene encoding glycine-rich RNA-binding protein 4, mitochondrial, giving the protein MSKSLLAFVATAISTRFRVPLPQIQYRFYCSSPSHPSSNKLFVGGLSWSVDEKSLKDAFSSFGDVTEVRIVYDKDSGRSRGFGFVIFSNEDDAKCAKEAMDGKALLGRPLRISIALEKARGVPVVVPRLSDIGHLNRR; this is encoded by the exons ATGAGCAAATCTCTGCTGGCTTTTGTTGCTACAGCCATTTCGACAAGGTTCCGCGTTCCTCTTCCTCAAATTCAATACCGATTCTACTGTTCTTCACCCTCTCATCCTTCATCCAACAAGCTCTTTGTTGGAG GGTTGTCATGGTCAGTGGACGAGAAGTCGCTCAAAGACGCTTTCTCTTCCTTCGGAGACGTCACCGAAG TGAGGATAGTGTATGATAAAGACAGTGGCAGGTCTAGAGGCTTTGGATTTGTCATTTTTTCGAATGAAGATGATGCAAAATGTGCAAAGGAAGCAATGGATGGAAAG GCACTGTTGGGCAGACCATTGAGGATAAGTATTGCACTTGAGAAGGCCCGAGGTGTACCTGTTGTAGTTCCTCGACTTTCAGATATTGGACATTTGAACAGGCGCTAA